The DNA region ACTTCCAAATATGTGGCAAACGAATTGGACGGTGCTTTTCCTGATACATATAAAGGACTGTTAAAATTGAAAGGTGTTGGCGATTATACAGCCAGTGCCATTGCGTCTATTTGTTTTGGCGAAGCGGCCGCGGTGGTTGATGGAAACGTGTATAGAGTACTGTCGCGCTATTTTGGAATAGATACACCAATAAATACATCGCAGGGCGCAAAGGAATTCAAAGCTTTGGCGCAAGAACTAATTGATAAAAAGAATCCGGCCGAATTCAACCAAGCTATTATGGAGTTCGGGGCAACGCAGTGCAAGCCTAAAAATCCCGACTGCGATAGCTGTCCGTTTCAAAATTCTTGTGTGGCTTTCAGTAGCAACCGGATTGATAAATTACCGGTGAAAAACAAATCCGCGAAAGCGAAAAAGCAATATTTCAATTTTTTAGTATTTGTTTCAGACGACGGAAAAACCATTCTTCAAAAAAGAGTAGGCAAAGGCATTTGGCGGAATTTATACCAATTTCCGTTAGTGGAGACCATTAAAAATTACGATGCCACTGCGTTTAAACCATTAATTGAAAGCCACGATTTGGTTAAAGGAAGCGATTTTACATTTACACTATATAATAAGGACTGTGTGGTCCATAAATTGTCGCATCGCCATCTATACACTAAATTTTGGATTGTAAATGTGGAAAAGTTGTC from Tamlana crocina includes:
- the mutY gene encoding A/G-specific adenine glycosylase, giving the protein MNFSKTITSWYSINKRKLPWRETKNPYYIWLSEIILQQTQVKQGLPYYEAFVAQYPSVFDLASAEESEVLKLWQGLGYYSRARNLHATSKYVANELDGAFPDTYKGLLKLKGVGDYTASAIASICFGEAAAVVDGNVYRVLSRYFGIDTPINTSQGAKEFKALAQELIDKKNPAEFNQAIMEFGATQCKPKNPDCDSCPFQNSCVAFSSNRIDKLPVKNKSAKAKKQYFNFLVFVSDDGKTILQKRVGKGIWRNLYQFPLVETIKNYDATAFKPLIESHDLVKGSDFTFTLYNKDCVVHKLSHRHLYTKFWIVNVEKLSEPGIPVSEVRDYAVPVLIDNFIESFNF